The following DNA comes from Treponema primitia ZAS-1.
CAGGCGGGAAAATTTTGCGCAGTCCAGAGCCAGTAGGTTTGCAGTCCCCCATGGGATGCGGGGAGCAGATCAATCGCTGTGCCATAGGCGTGGAAGCTTCTGCTTTGGGTATCGGCGATGCTCCGCCAGTTCCACCCCGCCAGGGAATCAAGCCGGTTCATCCATTGCCATACCGGGGCATTGGTTTTCGCCGCATCCAGAATCCGTTCCTCCACCAAGGCCAGCTCTTCCATAATTGAGTAATGGACCATCACGCTTCTGCCCAGGAAACGGATAGTTTTTACCCGGTCGTAGGACTCTTCCCTGGTGGACGCCCGCCAGAGGGCATCATAAAAATGCTGGGATCGCTTAGGGGGATTTGCCGCCCGCCGTTGGGCGGAATCCTTAAACCGCTCCGTCTCTTCCGGGGTTGGGTCCCGCCATGGGGGTAACTCCGCAGGGTAATTGTAGAAGGGCTGGGGATCATACTCGGCATATCGGTCCCGGAGATTTTCCGGGAGCAGCCGCCCCTGGGCATAGTAGAACCAGTTCCCGCCAAGCTGCACCGCCCAATCGCCCGTATCCGCTGCCGAGCTTCTGCGGAATTCCGCCGCGCCGATGCGCCCCGGATAAGCCGTAGCCAGGGCCTTCATGACCGTTTCCCCCCGGTTCGGTAACGCCGAAGGCGCAGTCTGCGCAAAGCCTCTCCCGGCCAAACAGAGTAAAGCAACTATGATGTAAAACAAGGACATATCCGGATACTATCACAGCCCCCGGATTTTGTGATATACTCCCTAAAACTATTGCGACACTAGCTCACCCGGATAGAGCATCAGC
Coding sequences within:
- a CDS encoding M15 family metallopeptidase; amino-acid sequence: MFYIIVALLCLAGRGFAQTAPSALPNRGETVMKALATAYPGRIGAAEFRRSSAADTGDWAVQLGGNWFYYAQGRLLPENLRDRYAEYDPQPFYNYPAELPPWRDPTPEETERFKDSAQRRAANPPKRSQHFYDALWRASTREESYDRVKTIRFLGRSVMVHYSIMEELALVEERILDAAKTNAPVWQWMNRLDSLAGWNWRSIADTQSRSFHAYGTAIDLLPASHGGLQTYWLWTAQNFPAWWAVPYERRSSPPEAVIKAFEDYGFIWGGKWLFFDTMHFEYRPEILILNNLSVKTAN